In a single window of the Diachasmimorpha longicaudata isolate KC_UGA_2023 chromosome 16, iyDiaLong2, whole genome shotgun sequence genome:
- the Para gene encoding sodium channel protein para isoform X19 — protein sequence MSDDYSSLSEERSLFRPFTRESLAAIETRIAEELAKQKELEAKRAQGEGGYGRKKKKKETRYDDEDEDEGPQPDPMFEQGAPIPVRLHNEFPPELASTPLEDIDTFYHNQRTFVVISKGKDIFRFSATDALWFLDPFNPIRRVAIYILVHPLFSLFIITTILVNCILMIMPTTPTIESTEVLFTGIYTFESAVKVMARGFILQPFTYLRDAWNWLDFVVIALAYVTMGIDLGNLAALRTFRVLRALKTVAIVPGLKTIVGAVIESVKNLRDVIILTMFSLSVFALMGLQIYMGVLTQKCIKNFPEDGSWGNLTGENWERFNKNSTNWYVDDNGNMPLCGNSSGAGMCAPGYICLQGYGGNPNYGYTSFDTFGWALLSAFRLMTQDYWENLYQLVLRSAGPWHMLFFIVIIFLGSFYLVNLILAIVAMSYDELQKKAEEEEAAEEEAIREAEEAALARENKIAAQAAAREAAAAQAAADAIVKSPSDFSCHSYELFVGQEKGNDDNNKERMSIRSVESISEYRVRPINNNHSAAAKVRKVSAASLSLPGSPFNLRRGSRGSHQFTIRNGRGRFVGSSGGDRKPLVLSTYLDAQEHLPYADDSNAVTPMSEENGTIVIPVHYPSLGSRHSSYTSHASRLSYTSHGDLLSGIANAGKQMTKESRLRSRSARQGNGHTPEPMQNQKLQHHHDVEMEDPLGKNKQQDNPFIESSQPHAVVDMKDVMVLNDIIEQAAGRQSRASEQGDDDEEGPTLKEKLISGFFQGIDMFCDWKCCGPWIKFQDFVAMIVFDPFVELFITLCIVVNTLFMALDHHNMDPEMERILKSGNYFFTATFGIEAAMKLIAMSPKFYFQEGWNIFDFIIVALSLLELGLEGVQGLSVLRSFRLLRVFKLAKSWPTLNLLISIMGRTVGALGNLTFVLCIIIFIFAVMGMQLFGKNYTDNVDRFPDGDLPRWNFTDFMHSFMIVFRVLCGEWIESMWDCMLVGDVSCIPFFLATVVIGNLVVLNLFLALLLSNFGSSNLSAPTADNDTNKITEAIDRIARFIAWVKRNVRNVFKMMRAKFTNQISDQAPGEGPSNSWKEDGIDRDCSRDLADGELDGYRDKKSAKEFNNQLEVAIGDGMEFTIHGDLRNKLRRDRLSINNTKAIENSINHRDYRLDHDYITHHDEDTISNKSYGSHENRFNSERSHKGSVDSLDGEEKKDASKEDLEGDDLEDDGENGEDEELEEEGDIVIQADEDIIEGDGDYPHDCCPDHCYKRFPFLAGDDDAPFWQGWANLRLKTFQLIENKYFETAVITMILLSSMALALEDVHLQARPILQDILYYMDRIFTVIFFLEMLIKWLALGFAKYFTNAWCWLDFIIVMVSLINFVASLCGAGGIQAFKTMRTLRALRPLRAMSRMQGMRVVVNALVQAIPSIFNVLLVCLIFWLIFAIMGVQLFAGKYYKCVDMNKTTLSHEIIPDRNACIAENYTWENSPMNFDHVGKAYLCLFQVATFKGWIQIMNDAIDSRDLGKQPIRETNIYMYLYFVFFIIFGSFFTLNLFIGVIIDNFNEQKKKAGGSLEMFMTEDQKKYYNAMKKMGSKKPLKAIPRPRWRPQAIVFEIVTDKKFDMIIMLFIGLNMLTMTLDHYQQTDTFSNVLDYLNMIFIVIFTSECLMKIFALRYHYFKEPWNLFDFVVVILSILGLVLSDIIEKYFVSPTLLRVVRVAKVGRVLRLVKGAKGIRTLLFALAMSLPALFNICLLLFLVMFIFAIFGMSFFMHVKDKSGLDDVYNFKTFGQSMILLFQMSTSAGWDGVLDGIINEEDCLQPNNEIGYPGNCGSSTIGIAYLLSYLVISFLIVINMYIAVILENYSQATEDVQEGLTDDDYDMYYEIWQQFDPDGTQYIRYDQLSDFLDVLEPPLQIHKPNKYKIVSMDIPICKGDLMFCVDILDALTKDFFARKGNPIEETGELAEVQTRPGEVGYEPVSSTLWRQREEYCARLIQNAWRKHKQNRLGGPSEESDDPDTDPRVRQTAVLVESDGFVTKNGHRVVIHSRSPSVTSRTADV from the exons ATGTCCGACGATTATTCCTCCTTATCAGAAGAACGAAGTTTGTTCCGTCCGTTCACGCGGGAATCCCTGGCTGCTATCGAGACTCGCATTGCCGAAGAACTTGCCAAGCAGAAGGAGCTTGAAGCTAAAAGAGCACAAGGCGAG GGTGGTTATGGAcggaagaaaaagaaaaaagaa ACCCGTTATGACGACGAAGACGAGGATGAGGGTCCACAGCCAGATCCGATGTTTGAACAAGGGGCGCCAATTCCAGTCCGACTGCACAACGAATTTCCCCCTGAGCTGGCCTCCACGCCCCTTGAAGACATCGATACCTTTTATCATAATCAAAGG ACGTTCGTGGTCATCAGCAAGGGGAAGGACATATTCAGATTCTCGGCGACGGATGCGCTATGGTTCCTCGATCCATTCAATCCAATACGACGGGTGGCCATTTATATCCTGGTCCACCCGCTCTTTTCCCTATTCATCATCACCACTATTTTGGTTAACTGCATACTCATGATTATGCCAACCACGCCCACCATCGAGTCAACCGa AGTGTTATTTACGGGCATCTACACATTTGAGTCCGCCGTTAAGGTGATGGCGAGGGGTTTCATTCTGCAGCCTTTTACCTATCTTAGAGATGCATGGAATTGGCTCGACTTCGTAGTTATAGCTTTAGC TTATGTGACGATGGGCATAGATCTAGGCAACCTTGCCGCTCTCAGGACATTTCGAGTCCTCCGAGCCTTGAAGACTGTCGCTATTGTACCAG GTCTCAAAACCATTGTCGGCGCTGTGATAGAGTCAGTTAAAAATCTGCGCGATGTGATAATCTTAACAATGTTCTCCCTGTCCGTCTTTGCGTTGATGGGCCTCCAGATTTACATGGGGGTTTTGACGCAAAAGTGTATAAAGAATTTTCCGGAGGACGGATCCTGGGGCAATCTTACCGGTGAAAATTGGGAGagattcaacaaaaattcaa CAAATTGGTACGTCGATGACAATGGGAACATGCCGTTATGTGGAAATTCCTCCGGTGCAGG aaTGTGTGCACCCGGTTATATATGTTTGCAAGGATACGGTGGTAATCCAAACTACGGATACACGAGTTTCGATACATTTGGCTGGGCCCTCTTGTCTGCCTTTCGGTTGATGACTCAGGATTACTGGGAGAATCTCTATCAACTTGTATTGAGATCAGCTGGACCATGGCACATGCTGTTCTTCATTGTTATCATATTCCTTGGTTCATTCTATCTAGTGAATTTGATTCTCGCTATTGTCGCCATGTCGTACGATGAGTTGCAGAAAAAAGCAGAAGAGGAAGAGGCAGCTGAAGAAGAAGCCATAAGA GAAGCCGAGGAGGCGGCATTGGCACGAGAGAACAAGATAGCGGCGCAGGCTGCCGCAAGAGAAGCTGCAGCTGCTCAAGCTGCTGCTGATGCCATTGTCAAGTCACCATCGGACTTTTCGTGCCACAGTTACGAACTATTTGTTGGCCAGGAGAAGGGTAATGATGACAACAATAAGGAGAGAATGAGCATACGCTCGGTGGAATCAATAAGCGAATATCGAGTCAGGCCCATCAACAACAATCACAGCGCCGCAGCCAAAGTTCGTAAAGTCAGCGCT GCAAGCCTTAGCCTGCCAGGCTCACCATTCAATCTCCGAAGAGGTAGTCGTGGAAGCCATCAATTTACCATTCGCAATGGCCGGGGTAGATTCGTTGGTTCATCTGGTGGCGATAGAAAGCCACTTGTACTGTCTACATACCTAGATGCCCAAGAACACTTGCCTTATGCAGACGATTCAAATGCTGTCACACCAATGTCCGAGGAAAATGGAACGATCGTTATACCGGTCCATTATCCAAGTCTTGGATCACGTCATTCGTCCTATACGTCACATGCCTCAAGATTATCATATACGTCCCATGGCGATCTGTTGAGCGGTATCGCCAATGCTGGTAAacaaatgaccaaggagagCAGACTTCGGAGTAGATCTGCTAGACAGGGCAATGGTCACACACCCGAGCCAATGCAGAATCAGAAGCTACAGCATCATCAT GATGTGGAAATGGAAGATCCATTGGGTAAGAACAAACAGCAAGACAACCCATTTATCGAGTCTTCTCAGCCACACGCCGTTGTCGACATGAAAG ATGTTATGGTCCTGAATGATATTATTGAACAAGCCGCTGGGCGGCAGAGCAGAGCATCAGAACAAGGAG ACGACGACGAAGAAGGTCCAACATTGAAGGAGAAATTGATATCAGGGTTTTTCCAAGGAATCGATATGTTTTGTGACTGGAAGTGCTGTGGGCCATGGATCAAATTTCAGGATTTTGTTGCAATGATTGTCTTCGATCCATTTGTAGAATTGTTCATTACACTGTGCATCGTAGTTAATACTCTGTTCATGGCACTTGATCACCATAATATGGATCCGGAGATGGAGAGAATACTTAAATCTGGAAATTAC ttttttaccGCAACATTTGGCATCGAAGCTGCCATGAAACTTATTGCTATGAgtccaaaattttatttccaagagggatggaatatttttgattttattatcGTTGCACTTTCGCTACTGGAGTTGGGCCTCGAGGGAGTTCAAGGACTTTCTGTACTGCGTTCATTCAGATTG TTGAGAGTGTTCAAATTAGCTAAATCATGGCCAACGCTAAATCTGTTGATATCAATCATGGGAAGAACTGTGGGTGCATTGGGTAACCTGACATTTGTGCTGTGCattattatattcatatttgcCGTTATGGGAATGCAATtgtttggtaaaaattatacGGACAATGTTGATCGATTTCCCGACGGAGATTTACCGAGATGGAATTTCACGGATTTCATGCACTCATTTATGATCGTATTTCGAGTGTTGTGCGGTGAGTGGATCGAGTCCATGTGGGATTGTATGCTGGTTGGTGATGTCTCCTGTATTCCGTTCTTTTTGGCTACTGTCGTCATCGGAAATTTGGTC GTCCTCAATCTCTTCTTGGCGTTGCTCTTGAGCAACTTCGGTTCATCGAATCTGTCAGCACCAACTGCCGACAATGACACGAATAAAATAACCGAGGCAATTGACAGGATAGCACGTTTTATAGCATGGGTCAAACGTAACGTACGGAATGTGTTCAAAATGATGCGGGCCAAATTCACCAATCAGATATCCGATCAGGCGCCAGGTGAGGGACCGTCCAACAGTTGGAAAGAAG ATGGAATTGATCGTGACTGCAGTCGGGATCTTGCTGATGGTGAACTGGATGGATACAGAGATAAGAAAAGTGCTAAAGAGTTCAATAATCAGCTGGAAGTTGCTATTGGCGATGGAATGGAATTTACGATACAcg GAGAtctgagaaataaattaaGAAGGGACAGGCTGAGCATTAACAACACGAAAGCTATCGAGAACTCGATAAACCACCGGGATTACCGACTCGATCATGATTATATTACTCACCACGATGAGGATACGATCAG CAACAAATCATACGGCAGCCATGAAAATCGCTTCAACAGTGAGAGAAGTCACAAAGGAAGTGTGGATTCTCTGGACGGAGAGGAGAAGAAGGACGCCAGCAAGGAAGATCTCGAGGGTGATG ACCTAGAAGACGATGGTGAGAACGGCGAAGACGAAGAGCTGGAGGAGGAGGGTGACATCGTCATCCAGGCTGACGAAGACATAATCGAGGGCGATGGAGACTACCCCCACGATTGCTGTCCCGATCACTGCTACAAGAGGTTTCCATTCCTCGCTGGCGATGACGACGCACCCTTCTGGCAGGGCTGGGCCAATCTTCGTCTCAAAACATTTCAGCTCATTGAGAACAAGTACTTCGAAACAGCTGTTATCACAATGATTTTGCTTAGCAGTATGGCATTG GCTCTCGAGGATGTTCATCTGCAAGCAAGACCAATTCTTCAAGACATTCTGTACTACATGGACCGTATCTTCACTGTCATATTCTTCCTGGAGATGTTGATCAAGTGGTTGGCGCTTGGATTCGCCAAGTACTTCACAAACGCCTGGTGTTGGCTTGATTTCATCATCGTAATG GTGTCGCTCATTAACTTCGTAGCGTCGCTATGTGGCGCGGGCGGAATTCAAGCCTTCAAAACAATGAGGACCCTAAGGGCCCTAAGGCCACTCAGGGCGATGTCTAGAATGCAGGGGATGCGG GTGGTGGTGAACGCCCTGGTCCAGGCTATCCCGTCCATCTTCAACGTACTCCTTGTCTGCCTGATATTCTGGCTGATTTTTGCCATCATGGGAGTACAGCTGTTTGCTGGAAAGTATTACAAG TGTGTCGACATGAATAAAACAACTCTCAGTCATGAAATCATTCCCGATCGTAACGCATGTATCGCCGAGAACTACACCTGGGAAAATTCACCAATGAATTTCGATCATGTTGGGAAAGCTTACTTGTGTCTATTTCAAGTCGCTACCTTCAAAGGGTGGATTCAAATAATGAATGATGCTATTGACTCCCGAGAC CTTGGAAAACAACCGATCCGCGAGACAAACATTTACATGTATCTCTACTTTGTATTCTTCATTATATTCGGATCATTTTTTACCCTGAATCTGTTTATCGGAGTCATCATTGATAACTTCAATGAGCAAAAGAAAAAAGCCGGTGGTTCCCTAGAAATGTTCATGACTGAGGATCAGAAGAAGTACTACAATgctatgaaaaaaatgggaagtAAAAAACCTCTCAAGGCTATACCACGGCCAAGG tggCGACCTCAAGCGATAGTGTTTGAAATAGTGACGGACAAAAAGTTCGATATGATAATCATGTTGTTCATTGGTCTCAACATGCTGACCATGACACTAGATCACTATCAACAGACAGATACATTCAGCAATGTGCTTGATTACTTGAACATGATATTCATTGTGATATTCACCAGCGAGTGTTTGATGAAGATATTTGCTCTACGCTATCACTACTTCAAGGAGCCCTGGAATCTCTTTGATTTTGTTGTtgttatattatcaatattag GATTGGTGCTGAGTGACATTATTGAAAAGTACTTTGTATCACCGACACTCCTCCGAGTGGTGAGAGTGGCCAAAGTGGGTCGTGTACTACGTCTTGTCAAGGGTGCTAAGGGCATAAGGACACTACTGTTTGCCCTTGCCATGTCTCTGCCAGCTCTATTCAACATTTGCCTCCTGCTTTTCCTTGTTATGTTTATCTTTGCCATATTTGGAATGTCATTCTTCATGCACGTTAAGGATAAAAGTGGTCTTGATGACGTGTATAATTTCAAAACTTTTGGACAGTCGATGATACTGCTGTTTCAA ATGTCGACATCGGCCGGTTGGGATGGCGTGCTAGACGGTATAATAAACGAAGAGGATTGCCTACAGCCGAATAATGAAATTGGCTATCCTGGCAATTGTGGCTCCTCAACAATTGGAATTGCATACCTGCTATCGTATCTCGTCATCAGCTTCCTAATCGTCATCAACATGTATATCGCAGTGATATTAGAGAATTACTCACAAGCGACCGAAGATGTTCAGGAGGGATTGACCGATGATGACTACGATATGTACTATGAAATATGGCAGCAATTCGATCCAGATGGTACACAGTACATTAGATACGACCAGCTCTCCGATTTCTTGGATGTACTTGAGCCACCCTTGCAAATACACAAACCGAACAAGTACAAGATCGTGTCGATGGATATCCCCATATGTAAGGGAGATCTTATGTTTTGCGTGGATATCCTCGATGCCCTCACCAAAGACTTTTTCGCTAGAAAGGGTAATCCTATTGAGGAAACTGGAGAGTTGGCCGAAGTACAGACACGACCTGGTGAAGTTGGTTATGAGCCAGTATCATCGACACTatggagacagagggaggaaTATTGTGCAAGATTAATTCAAAATGCCTGGCGTAAGCACAAGCAAAATCGTCTTGGTGGACCAAGTGAGGAGAGCGATGATCCTGATACTGATCCAAGGGTCAGGCAAACAGCTGTACTCGTTGAGAGTGATGGTTTTGTTACTAAAAATGGACATCGTGTTGTTATACACAGCCGTTCACCAAGTGTAACATCACGCACTGCGGACGTCTGA